CCGGGCGCGCTTGCCGACGGCGCCGTCGCGGAAGGAGCGCCGCTCGCGGGAGCGCCGGCCGATGGCGTGGGCGCCGGTGCGGGTGGACGGGTCTTGGTGAAATAGAATTCGAAGCCGATCACGATCAGGATCGACATCACCACGGCCAGCAGCAGGTTGCGATTGTCGGGAGTCACGAACGCACCTTCCGATCGTTGTCTCGATCATGGTTGGGCGCGGCCGGAACCGGATCGAGGCCGGAGCCGCCCCAGGGATGGCAGCGCGCGATCCGCGCCAGCGCCAAGCCG
This window of the Rhodospirillales bacterium genome carries:
- a CDS encoding protein translocase component YidC; its protein translation is MTPDNRNLLLAVVMSILIVIGFEFYFTKTRPPAPAPTPSAGAPASGAPSATAPSASAPG